In Paraflavitalea devenefica, a single window of DNA contains:
- a CDS encoding SWIM zinc finger family protein, translating into MLFNYRFAGNSTVTSTSHMTGMSFAPDTLRESAWFVGKLHKKLAFREAISALHDVVISDLRFKPKDKTAYKEWVAQNETMFLAEYMAGYDAQAATNRMAEIKTELATIAQQKDKILSPFYRARKRYFDYLYFVNREAWFVLDPVITIHPDELFFECFSEDESTYGKLGCNYNVFKEINDYKCGTTNVDYSSGLYEEFQKIRDYKETELKVDPTGFTVQTTQEEAFKEKKIDLPDSWVRGFLQVSSAMTLPTIQVELHPMDIYSICLLLRRFKEKRGPRSLRYVLEPGHPVKVVLEPWGKEIVCARSVYTGSISQEIRTWGRRRLLILERLIPVAKKFTVHLLGTGLPAFYIADLGDMNFTLGLSGWTSNDWSHAGNFDLLAPRLTVDDATKQQVFAALQKEWLGTSAQIAQKLNIDTAKVAGALSAYTQAGRVIYDLNSDVYRLRELSREPLPFDKLRFDNPREEMAAQLLTTQEIKVSSQALPDNCLQLTGTVKSARKTFNPQLVIDGDEKIKSAHCDCSYYIENKLYKGPCEHMLAMRQSFNKTRIAHGLK; encoded by the coding sequence ATGTTATTCAATTATCGCTTTGCAGGCAATAGTACAGTGACCAGTACCTCGCACATGACAGGAATGTCGTTTGCGCCGGATACTTTACGCGAGAGCGCCTGGTTTGTGGGAAAGCTGCACAAGAAGCTGGCTTTCCGGGAGGCCATTTCGGCCCTGCATGATGTAGTGATCAGTGATCTCCGGTTCAAGCCCAAAGACAAAACCGCTTATAAGGAATGGGTAGCGCAAAATGAAACGATGTTCCTGGCAGAGTATATGGCAGGTTATGATGCACAGGCTGCCACCAACCGGATGGCGGAGATTAAAACAGAACTGGCCACCATCGCGCAACAAAAAGATAAGATCCTCTCCCCTTTTTACAGGGCACGGAAGAGATACTTCGATTACCTGTACTTTGTCAACAGAGAAGCCTGGTTTGTGCTGGACCCGGTAATCACGATCCATCCGGATGAATTATTCTTTGAGTGTTTCAGTGAAGATGAATCCACTTATGGCAAGCTGGGTTGCAATTACAACGTGTTTAAAGAGATCAACGACTACAAGTGTGGTACTACCAATGTAGATTATTCTTCGGGTCTGTATGAAGAGTTCCAGAAGATACGGGATTATAAAGAGACCGAGCTGAAGGTAGACCCCACCGGCTTTACGGTACAAACCACCCAAGAGGAGGCCTTCAAGGAAAAAAAGATTGACCTGCCGGATAGCTGGGTACGTGGCTTTTTACAGGTCAGCAGCGCTATGACCCTGCCCACCATCCAGGTAGAGCTGCACCCCATGGATATTTACAGCATTTGCCTGCTGTTGCGCCGCTTCAAAGAAAAGAGAGGTCCCCGCTCCCTGCGGTATGTGTTGGAGCCGGGCCACCCTGTAAAAGTGGTGCTGGAACCCTGGGGTAAAGAGATCGTATGCGCGCGCAGCGTATATACCGGCTCGATAAGCCAGGAGATAAGGACCTGGGGCAGAAGAAGGCTGTTGATCCTGGAAAGACTGATACCGGTAGCCAAAAAGTTTACCGTGCATTTGCTGGGCACCGGCCTGCCTGCTTTTTATATTGCCGACCTGGGTGATATGAATTTTACGCTGGGCCTGAGTGGCTGGACCAGTAATGACTGGAGCCATGCCGGGAATTTTGACCTGCTGGCCCCACGCCTCACCGTAGATGATGCCACCAAACAACAGGTATTTGCCGCACTGCAAAAGGAATGGCTGGGCACATCGGCACAGATTGCCCAAAAGCTCAATATAGATACGGCCAAAGTAGCCGGCGCGCTGAGCGCCTACACACAGGCCGGGCGGGTGATCTATGACCTGAACAGTGATGTATACCGCCTGCGGGAACTGAGCCGGGAGCCCCTCCCCTTCGACAAGTTGCGTTTTGATAACCCGCGCGAAGAAATGGCAGCGCAGTTACTTACCACACAGGAGATAAAGGTTAGCTCCCAGGCATTGCCGGATAATTGCCTCCAGCTTACCGGTACGGTGAAGAGCGCCCGGAAGACCTTTAATCCGCAACTGGTGATTGATGGTGATGAGAAGATCAAATCGGCGCATTGCGATTGCAGTTATTATATAGAAAATAAGCTATACAAGGGGCCTTGTGAACACATGCTGGCCATGCGCCAGTCATTCAATAAAACGAGGATTGCCCATGGCTTGAAATAA
- a CDS encoding reverse transcriptase domain-containing protein, translating to MFDSKPTRQQLYDRIRESSKDAVVLEEMKRLGFWSKNDQSPTIPELLIKQEVELNKEFQQLFNRHRQYQNKEAVLKEMRLKRMAEAKAKREANKKKREQQRFEKAEAWRKQKETEIIYLGEEVSIGLNHTESNVAALQKHQLPVFVNENELALAMGVTLKELRFLAFSRKVSTVSHYRKFYLPKKSGGKRLISAPMPRLKKTQYWILENILNKVAVHQAVHGFTLNRSILSNAQLHVGKKVVLNIDVKDFFPSIHFKRVKGLLQQLGYAEKIATILALLCTEAVTEAVEIDGKDYFVQKGNRVLPQGAPTSPAITNILCYKLDKRLQGLATKHQCHYTRYADDVTFSWNSNDVNAQQMVWRIKNILQDEGFTVHPDKVRIMHTGTRQEVTGIVVNEKLGIDRNKLRRFRALLHQLQTKDAAELMPGVESPANVVIGYANFVKMVKPAQGAAFSKQIDQLFQSGRLQYLVKETPPSPGNNGVPPTPPSQQAGKDDDKPWWNVV from the coding sequence ATGTTCGATAGCAAACCCACCCGCCAGCAATTGTATGACCGCATCCGCGAAAGCTCGAAGGATGCCGTGGTATTGGAGGAAATGAAGCGCCTGGGATTCTGGTCTAAAAATGATCAGTCGCCCACTATCCCGGAATTGCTGATCAAACAAGAGGTTGAACTCAATAAAGAGTTCCAGCAACTGTTCAACCGGCACCGGCAATACCAGAACAAGGAGGCCGTATTGAAGGAAATGCGGCTAAAGCGGATGGCCGAGGCCAAAGCAAAGCGGGAGGCGAATAAGAAGAAACGGGAACAGCAACGCTTTGAGAAAGCGGAAGCCTGGCGGAAGCAAAAAGAAACGGAAATTATTTACCTCGGCGAAGAGGTATCCATAGGATTAAACCATACTGAATCCAATGTAGCTGCTTTACAAAAGCACCAGTTGCCTGTATTTGTGAATGAAAATGAACTGGCATTGGCGATGGGTGTTACATTGAAAGAACTGCGCTTCCTGGCTTTCTCCCGGAAGGTATCTACCGTATCTCATTACAGGAAGTTTTACCTGCCCAAAAAATCAGGCGGCAAAAGGTTGATCTCCGCCCCCATGCCACGCCTGAAGAAAACACAGTACTGGATACTGGAAAACATCCTTAATAAAGTAGCGGTGCACCAGGCGGTACATGGCTTTACGCTGAATCGCTCCATCCTCAGCAATGCGCAACTGCATGTAGGTAAAAAGGTGGTATTGAATATAGATGTGAAAGACTTCTTCCCTTCTATCCACTTTAAAAGGGTGAAAGGACTGTTGCAGCAACTGGGCTATGCAGAAAAGATTGCTACCATCCTGGCCCTGCTGTGCACAGAAGCGGTAACAGAAGCCGTAGAGATTGACGGGAAAGATTATTTCGTACAAAAAGGAAACCGGGTATTGCCGCAGGGTGCGCCTACCAGTCCGGCCATCACCAACATCCTGTGTTATAAGCTCGATAAACGTTTACAGGGTCTGGCTACCAAACACCAATGCCATTATACCCGCTATGCAGATGATGTTACTTTCTCCTGGAACAGCAACGATGTTAATGCACAGCAAATGGTATGGCGTATTAAGAATATCCTGCAGGATGAAGGATTTACCGTGCATCCCGACAAGGTCCGTATTATGCACACCGGAACGCGCCAGGAAGTGACGGGCATCGTCGTAAATGAAAAATTAGGCATAGACCGTAATAAGCTGCGCCGGTTCAGGGCGCTGCTGCACCAGTTACAAACCAAAGATGCTGCGGAACTCATGCCGGGTGTGGAAAGTCCGGCCAATGTAGTCATTGGCTATGCCAACTTTGTGAAGATGGTGAAACCAGCACAGGGCGCCGCCTTTTCTAAACAGATAGACCAACTGTTCCAGTCCGGCCGCCTGCAATACCTGGTGAAAGAAACACCACCTTCACCTGGTAATAATGGTGTGCCCCCTACTCCTCCCAGTCAACAGGCAGGCAAGGATGATGATAAGCCGTGGTGGAATGTGGTGTGA